In Juglans microcarpa x Juglans regia isolate MS1-56 chromosome 8D, Jm3101_v1.0, whole genome shotgun sequence, the following are encoded in one genomic region:
- the LOC121242029 gene encoding eukaryotic translation initiation factor 6-2, whose translation MATRLQFENSCDMGVFSKLTNAYCLVAIGGSENFYSAFETELADAIPVVKTSIGGTRIIGRLCAGNKNGLLLPHTTTDQELQHLRNSLPDQVVVQRIEERLSALGNCIACNDHVALTHTDLDKETEEMIADVLGVEVFRQTIAGNVLVGSYCAFSNRGGLVHPHTSIEDLDELSTLLQVPLVAGTVNRGSEVIAAGMTVNDWTAFCGSDTTATELSVIESVFKLREAQPSAIVDEMRKSLIDSYV comes from the exons ATGGCGACCA GGCTTCAGTTTGAGAACTCATGCGATATGGGTGTATTTTCTAAGCTCACCAACGCCTACTGTTTGGTTGCTATTGGTGGTTCTGAGAATTTCTACAG TGCATTTGAGACTGAGTTAGCAGATGCAATCCCTGTGGTTAAGACCTCCATTGGCGGCACTCGCATTATTGGACGCCTTTGTGCAG GAAACAAAAACGGGCTTCTCTTGCCCCACACCACCACTGACCAAG AGCTTCAGCACTTGAGAAACAGTCTACCTGATCAAGTAGTCGTTCAGCGCATAGAGGAGAGACTGTCTGCTCTGGGAAATTGTATTGCTTGCAACGACCATGTTGCCCTTACACACACAGATCTCGACAAG GAAACAGAGGAAATGATTGCAGATGTTCTTGGAGTAGAAGTTTTCAGGCAGACAATTGCTGGCAATGTTCTTGTGGGCAGCTACTGTGCCTTCTCTAACAGAGGTGGTTTG GTTCATCCCCATACTTCTATTGAAGACTTGGATGAACTTTCAACACTTCTTCAGGTCCCATTGGTGGCTGGGACTGTGAACCGTGGTAGTGAAGTGATAGCTGCTGGCATGACAGTGAATGACTGGACAGCATTCTGTGGTTCGGATACTACAGCAACAGAACTCTCTGTCATCGAGAGTGTTTTCAAACTGAGGGAAGCCCAGCCTAGCGCcattgtagatgagatgaggaAATCATTGATTGACAGCTATGTCTGA